A stretch of Aspergillus nidulans FGSC A4 chromosome VI DNA encodes these proteins:
- the pgmA gene encoding phosphoglucomutase pgmB (transcript_id=CADANIAT00010223), which produces MSVQTVSIQPFGDQKPGTSGLRKKVKIFQQENYTESFLTSIFLSIPEGAQDAFLVIGGDGRYYNSDVIQKIAKIGAAYGVKKLIVGQNGILSTPAASNLIRKRKATGGILLTASHNPGGPDNDFGIKYNLTNGAPAPEQVTNKIYEVSKSLTSYKYIDLPEVDTTTVGTRSYGPLEVEVVHSTEDYVSMMKEIFDFDLIRSFLKKHPDFKVLFDGMHGVTGPYGIDIFVNELGLPSSSTMNCIPKPDFGGGHPDPNLVYAHELVEAVDKNGIHFGAASDGDGDRNMIYGANTFVSPGDSLAIIAHHAKLIPWFQKHGVDGLARSMPTSGAVDRVAKAQGLQSYEVPTGWKFFCNLFDNKKMSICGEESFGTGSNHIREKDGVWAIVAWLNVIAGVAEQKPNETPSIASIQAEFWETYGRTFFTRYDYENVDSDGANKLIAALSEKAVDNKSSFVGSTISGRKVVDSGNFAYTDLDGSVTKNQGLYVKFDDGSRLVVRLSGTGSSGATIRLYVEKYEGDKSKYQMATQDYLKDNVGLALELLKFKEFVGREEPDVKT; this is translated from the exons ATGTCGGTCCAGACCGTTTCCATCCAGCCCTTCGGCGACCAGAAGCCCGGAAC CTCTGGCCTGCGaaagaaggtcaagatctTCCAGCAAGAGAACTACACCGAGTCCTTCCTTACCAGTATCTTCCTCTCGATCCCTGAGGGCGCTCAGGACGCTTTCCTCGTCATTGGTGGCGATGGTCGCTACTACAACTCCGACGTCATTCAGAAGATCGCCAAGATCGGTGCCGCCTATGGTGTGAAGAAGCTCATCGTAGGCCAGAACGGCATCCTCAGTACCCCGGCTGCCAGCAATCTCATTCGCAAGAGGAAGGCCACCGGTGGCATTCTCTTGACGGCTAGTCATAATCCTGGCG GCCCCGATAACGACTTTGGTATCAAGTACAATCTCACCAATGGCGCGCCCGCCCCGGAACAGGTCACCAATAAGATCTACGAGGTCTCGAAGTCCCTCACCTCCTACAAGTACATCGACCTCCCCGAGGTTGACACCACCACAGTCGGCACCCGCAGCTATGGCCCCCTCGAGGTGGAAGTTGTCCACTCGACCGAGGACTACGTCTCCATGATGAAGGAGATCTTtgacttcgacctcatccGCAGCTTCCTCAAGAAGCACCCCGATTTCAAGgtcctcttcgacggcaTGCACGGTGTAACAGGCCCCTACGGCATCGATATCTTCGTCAACGAGCTCGGCCTTCCCTCCAGCAGCACCATGAACTGCATCCCCAAGCCCGATTTCGGCGGCGGTCACCCAGACCCTAACCTCGTGTACGCGCACGAGCTCGTCGAGGCCGTCGACAAGAACGGCATCCACTTCGGCGCCGCTTCtgacggtgacggtgacCGCAACATGATCTACGGCGCCAACACCTTCGTCTCCCCTGGCGACtctctcgccatcatcgctcACCACGCAAAGCTTATCCCCTGGTTCCAAAAGCACGGCGTTGACGGCCTCGCCCGCTCTATGCCCACCTCCGGCGCCGTGGACCGCGTCGCCAAGGCCCAGGGCCTGCAGAGCTACGAAGTCCCGACAGGTTGGAAGTTCTTCTGCAACCTCTTCGACAACAAGAAGATGTCCATCTGCGGCGAAGAGAGCTTCGGTACCGGCTCCAACCATATCCGTGAGAAGGACGGTGTCTGGGCTATTGTCGCATGGTTGAATGTCATCGCCGGCGTCGCCGAGCAGAAGCCCAACGAAACACCTAGCATTGCTTCGATCCAGGCTGAGTTCTGGGAAACCTACGGCCGCACTTTCTTCACTCGCTACGACTACGAGAACGTCGATTCCGACGGCGCGAACAAACTTATTGCCGCGCTGAGCGAGAAGGCTGTCGACAACAAGAGCTCATTTGTTGGCAGCACCATCTCTGGCCGAAAGGTCGTTGACTCTGGCAACTTCGCCTACACTGATCTTGACGGCAGCGTTACCAAGAACCAGGGTTTGTATGTTAAGTTCGATGACGGCAGCCGTCTGGTTGTGCGTCTGTCCGGGACGGGAAGCAGTGGTGCTACCATCCGGCTGTACGTCGAGAAATATGAGGGCGATAAGAGCAAGTACCAGATGGCTACGCAAGATTACCTCAAGGATAATGTTGGGTTGGCGCTGGAATTGCTCAAGTTTAAGGAGTTTGTTGGCCGCGAGGAGCCGGATGTGAAGACTTAG
- a CDS encoding uncharacterized protein (transcript_id=CADANIAT00010221), translating into MPCFKGLAVSIHTPDGPLPEYSIQRQSRASRITSYIPVPPPKIPDTAGGKPEQSTFAISITLLNPGQDVPYSAGKPTPDNPHPKPKVVGGLPGQTEQRGLYTSTVAPYQALTNSPNETVAAYIYFDGRQKEEVATLLRRGEETWVNSRWVSVPESEGGGLAEREFLFREVGLERWLNGLDLEGNKDAAAKIERRRQKMEKRRAKRALDGNNDLDMDDKKRDKGVMRYGNDTRSPLEDVSDDDVSLASSDDDPVPESTGQIKVALFRVLASGEIKRGEYSPQFDAHDDDEDGQGGQGGGDEDIDHTTSFAKPKTLDPKSISTQTVTGIDPSDKPYAIFTFMYRGERQLQKMGILKDSKSQETPGSAKRRSQQLDFANLGPLKPGGTVGFLNFRDNTEGRRKSKKDKGVVDDDDMDSDDDEDDRILNQADEEEDKEDDQHLSPDDIRRQGELAEGLRQIKLKRQHSAASLAGSSRRDTASPKTTGATPTSTNTSTTPPAATATSAPTTTGTLEGQSTNTLNGEEFLGSPLKKQRPSVSQADESLLRQRMGSGLSQQISDVLGSGAQSGSVTNNSKPPLGPSHDESLQSPKTMNPPDSVDEEL; encoded by the exons ATGCCCTGCTTCAAAGGGCTCGCCGTTAGTATACACACTCCGGACGGACCGCTACCTGAGTACTcgatccagcgccagtcCCGAGCCTCGCGTATCACATCTTACATCCCCGTACCGCCGCCTAAGATCCCGGATACAGCTGGTGGAAAACCGGAGCAGTCTACTTTTGCCATCTCCATCACCCTATTGAATCCGGGGCAAGATGTGCCGTACTCGGCTGGAAAGCCGACGCCTGATAACCCCCACCCCAAGCCCAAAGTCGTCGGTGGCCTCCCGGGACAGACGGAGCAGCGCGGTCTCTATACCAGCACGGTTGCGCCGTATCAAGCTTTGACCAATTCTCCGAACGAAACCGTCGCCGCTTACATCTACTTCGACGGCCGAcagaaggaggaggtcgcTACCCTGCTTCGGCGGGGGGAGGAGACCTGGGTGAACTCGCGATGGGTCAGCGTTCCAGAGTCGGAGGGCGGTGGACTTGCAGAGCGAGAGTTTCTTTTCCGCGAGGTCGGACTGGAAAGATGGCTTAATGGTTTGGATTTGGAGGGCAATAAGGACGCGGCAGCGAAGATCGAACGGAGACGCCAGAAAATGGAGAAACGCAGGGCCAAACGCGCATTAGATGGCAACAACGATCTGGATATGGACGATAAGAAGCGCGATAAGGGTGTTATGCGATATGGCAATGATACCAGGTCGCCGTTGGAGGATGTTTCCGACGATGATGTTTCGCTCGCAAGTTCCGACGATGACCCAGTTCCGGAATCTACGGGCCAGATCAAGGTCGCTCTCTTCCGTGTTCTAGCTTCGGGAGAAATCAAACGAGGAGAATACTCGCCCCAATTCGATGCtcatgacgatgacgaggatggccAGGGAGGTCAGGGCGGTGGTGACGAGGATATCGACCACACTACTAGTTTTGCGAAGCCCAAAACACTCGACCCGAAGTCGATCAGCACGCAGACAGTCACTGGGATTGACCCGTCTGACAAGCCATATGCGATCTTCACCTTTATGTACCGGGGAGAAC GACAACTACAGAAAATGGGCATCTTGAAAGACTCCAAATCGCAAGAGACCCCTGGTTCAGCCAAACGCCGATCGCAGCAGCTTGATTTCGCTAACCTTGGCCCGCTAAAACCTGGAGGAACAGTGGGTTTTCTGAATTTCCGGGACAACACTGAAGGGCGacggaagagcaagaaggacaaAGGGGTggtggacgacgatgatatgGAcagtgatgacgatgaagacgaccgGATACTCAACCAggcagacgaggaagaagacaaggaagatgacCAACACCTCTCCCCGGATGATATTAGACGACAGGGCGAGCTGGCAGAGGGCTTGCGACAGATCAAG CTTAAACGCCAACACTCGGCCGCGTCGCTTGCCGGCAGCTCTCGTCGGGATACGGCAAGTCCCAAGACAACCGGAGCCACTCCGACATCAACGAACACTTCCACAACTCCTCCGGCGGCGACAGCAACCTCGGCGCCCACGACCACCGGGACATTGGAAGGGCAGTCGACGAATACGTTGAACGGCGAGGAATTCCTTGGCAGCCCGCTTAAGAAGCAGCGTCCCAGTGTCTCGCAAGCAGACGAATCTTTACTTCGACAAAGGATGGGATCAGGACTCTCGCAACAAATAAGCGATGTGTTAGGCAGCGGTGCTCAGAGCGGCAGTGTCACAAATAACTCAAAGCCTCCACTCGGCCCTAGTCATGATGAATCTCTACAATCTCCCAAAACGATGAATCCACCTGACAGtgtggacgaggagcttTAG
- a CDS encoding oligoribonuclease (transcript_id=CADANIAT00010222) yields the protein MPLTRSTDPLVWIDCEMTGLDPTTDHILQICCFITDADLNLLDATGFEAVIHVPQSALDSMSQWCIDTHGRTGLTQRVQNSTVTPEAAAADLLAYIKRYIPKPRTALLAGNSVHADKAFLACGPYAAILEWLHYRIVDVSTIKEVVRRWGGEGLLSAVPPKKEVHEAREDILESIEEMKFYKEQLFGASKLANK from the exons ATGCCTCTTACACGGTCCACCGATCCCCTAGTCTGGATCGACTGCGAG atgacgggCCTCGACCCGACGACCGACCACATCCTCCAAATCTGCTGCTTTATCACCGATGCCGACCTAAACCTCCTCGACGCAACCGGCTTCGAGGCCGTGATACATGTCCCGCAGAGCGCGCTCGACTCGATGTCGCAGTGGTGCATCGACACCCACGGCCGTACTGGACTAACGCAGCGCGTCCAGAACTCGACCGTGACGCCCGaggccgcggccgccgacCTGCTCGCCTACATCAAGCGGTACATACCAAAACCACGGACTGCATTGCTGGCGGGCAACAGCGTGCACGCGGATAAAGCGTTTCTGGCCTGTGGACCGTATGCGGCAATTCTGGAGTGGCTGCACTATCGGATAGTGGATGTGAGTACAATTAAGGAGGTTGTCAGGCGGTGGGGAGGGGAGGGGCTGTTGAGCGCGGTACCCCCAAAGAAGGAGGTGCATGAGGCCAGGGAGGACATTCTGGAGAGCATTGAGGAGATGAAATTCTATAAAGAGCAGCTGTTTGGTGCTAGCAAGCTAGCAAATAAATAA